A region of the Candidatus Cloacimonadota bacterium genome:
AATACGATCCAAACTCAATTGTGCCTTCATGGTGTAGGGCGATAGAAGCGGAGCTTTTTTGCTTTACAGAAGAGCCAAAATTCTACAAACAACATTCCGATTCTCAATATCAAGTGGTAAACTACCAAATTCCCCGAAGCTCTGATGAGCTGTTACAAATGCTGAACGATAACCCAAATGCAGTAATAATTGCCGGAGGAACCGACATAATGGTGCAAGCCAACATCTCTGGCAGGCATTTTGAAACTCTAATTGATATTACTGCAATTAAAGAATTGAAAAACATCAATCTTAAAGCTGATGGCCTGCATTTTGGCGCATGCGTAACCTATAGTAATGTAATGGATTCCGGCATCGTGAAGAGTGATCTTCCGGAATTGGTGAATTTGTGCAGATTAATTGCATCCAAGCAGATTCGTAATTTTGGCACGATTGTAGGTAATATCGCCAATGCTTCTCCAATTGGGGATAGCCTACCATTGCTTTTGGTTTACCAGGCTCGTCTCAAGCTTTGCTCATTGAATTCCGAACGAGAAATAGCACTTAAAAACTTTTTTATCAGTTACCGCAAAACCGCCTTGCAACCGGGTGAATATATTAAAGAACTGATAATACCTATACCACCAAGAGATTCTTTTATCCGTGCCATTAAAACCGCTAAACGCAAATCAGTGGATATTTCTTCAGTTGCTTCTGCCATCCGAATTGATACTCAGGCACAATCTCCCAAGCTTATGGCCTGGGGTGGTGTGGCAGCAACCCCAATTATTAGCAAGGAATTTAATCGCCTGTGCACAAATCCAGATAGGATCGATTGGCAGGCGCTGGCAAATGCCATTGCCGCAGAGTTTGAACCACTAAGCGATGTGCGTGGAAGTGCAAAATATCGTAAACAAATGATTATCAACCACGTTCTTCAATATCGGGAGGCGTATCATGGCTAAACTACCCTGGCATATAAGCGGAAAGTTGCATGTAAGCGGTCGCTCTCGTTTTATTGGTGATGAAGCTCCTCTTCAGGGCATGTTGTATGCAAAATTCCTATTCTCACCTATAGCTCATGCACGCATCAAGA
Encoded here:
- a CDS encoding FAD binding domain-containing protein codes for the protein YDPNSIVPSWCRAIEAELFCFTEEPKFYKQHSDSQYQVVNYQIPRSSDELLQMLNDNPNAVIIAGGTDIMVQANISGRHFETLIDITAIKELKNINLKADGLHFGACVTYSNVMDSGIVKSDLPELVNLCRLIASKQIRNFGTIVGNIANASPIGDSLPLLLVYQARLKLCSLNSEREIALKNFFISYRKTALQPGEYIKELIIPIPPRDSFIRAIKTAKRKSVDISSVASAIRIDTQAQSPKLMAWGGVAATPIISKEFNRLCTNPDRIDWQALANAIAAEFEPLSDVRGSAKYRKQMIINHVLQYREAYHG